A genomic stretch from Telopea speciosissima isolate NSW1024214 ecotype Mountain lineage chromosome 7, Tspe_v1, whole genome shotgun sequence includes:
- the LOC122668568 gene encoding uncharacterized protein LOC122668568, producing MTGRQIWKTTLESFKFLMYLQGASDVIMCRAFQSTLKGLARQWFSPLKPRSLSSFVDLGRAFLTNFMSSRIHKKTAANMLAIRQQTGESIREFLTRFNNEALEVRDLNPMVMFQALSSGIRDRKLKESLIMEEPTNTYDLYSRCEKHIKLAEVLAAEQEKESRNERKGQERKEQLVSRNKSIENREQREGKRKRDDRAWVPRSDVKLEPTYTPLTHRFHQDHGQDTEECRRLKDEIEGLIQRGRLNKFVKREGGSSKQESQEQKVEGEESSNSRKNQARTVCLTEATSKKRKAEHQITFSDEDLADIQLPHDDVLVVKMIVPNWSVARILVDNESLVNVLYFDAFLKMQLTPEMLKRIDSPLYGFNGASV from the exons ATGACGGGACGGCAGATCTGGAAGACCACCCTGGAGAGTTTCAAATTTCTGATGTATCTACAAGGAGCCTCTGACGTGATCATGTGTAGAGCGTTTCAATCAACATTGAAAGGATTAGCGAGGCAATGGTTCTCGCCCCTTAAGCCACGATCCCTTTCTAGTTTTGTAGATCTGGGAAGAGCTTTCTTGACCAACTTTATGAGCAGCAGGATCCATAAAAAGACTGCGGCAAACATGTTGGCCATCAGACAACAAACTGGAGAGTCAATCAGGGAATTCCTCACCAGATTCAACAATGAGGCTTTGGAAGTGCGAGATCTGAATCCAATGGTGATGTTCCAAGCTCTCAGCAGTGGCATCAGAGATAGGAAGCTGAAAGAGTCTCTGATCATGGAAGAACCGACAAACACGTATGATCTTTATTCACGCTGTGAGAAACACATCAAATTGGCAGAGGTTCTTGCTGCAGAGCAAGAAAAAGAGTCAAGAAACGAGAGGAAAGGTCAGGAAAGAAAGGAGCAGCTAGTTAGCAGAAACAAATCAATAGAGAATAGAGAGcaaagagaggggaagaggaaaagagatgaTCGAGCATGGGTTCCGAGGAGCGATGTGAAGCTAGAACCAACATACACACCGCTCACGCATAG GTTTCATCAAGATCATGGACAAGACACTGAAGAGTGTAGACGGTTGAAAGATGAGATAGAAGGTTTGATCCAAAGAGGTCGATTGAACAAATTTgtaaagagagagggaggaagcaGTAAGCAGGAGAGCCAAGAGCAAAAGGTGGAAG GAGAAGAATCCTCAAACTCAAGGAAAAATCAAGCACGGACTGTATGTTTGACAGAAGCAACGAGCAAGAAAAGAAAGGCTGAGCATCAGATAACTTTTTCAGATGAGGATCTAGCTGACATCCAGTTGCCGCATGATGATGTACTGGTGGTAAAGATGATCGTTCCAAATTGGTCGGTGGCTCGCATCTTGGTGGATAACGAGAGCTTAGTAAACGTCCTGTATTTTGATGCATTCTTGAAGATGCAATTAACTCCGGAGATGCTGAAAAGGATAGATTCACCcctatatggattcaatggAGCTTCTGTGTAG